One part of the Arabidopsis thaliana chromosome 4, partial sequence genome encodes these proteins:
- a CDS encoding transmembrane protein, putative (Protein of unknown function, DUF599) (Protein of unknown function, DUF599; FUNCTIONS IN: molecular_function unknown; INVOLVED IN: biological_process unknown; LOCATED IN: endomembrane system; EXPRESSED IN: 14 plant structures; EXPRESSED DURING: LP.06 six leaves visible, LP.04 four leaves visible, 4 anthesis, petal differentiation and expansion stage, LP.08 eight leaves visible; CONTAINS InterPro DOMAIN/s: Protein of unknown function DUF599 (InterPro:IPR006747); BEST Arabidopsis thaliana protein match is: Protein of unknown function, DUF599 (TAIR:AT5G10580.1); Has 30201 Blast hits to 17322 proteins in 780 species: Archae - 12; Bacteria - 1396; Metazoa - 17338; Fungi - 3422; Plants - 5037; Viruses - 0; Other Eukaryotes - 2996 (source: NCBI BLink).) → MEWRECYLDVILVPLGLMVYASYHVYLWHKLRTQPLTTIIGTNARARRFWVASIIKDNDKKNILAVQTLRNCIMGSTLMATTSILLCAGLAAVLSSTYAVKKPLNDAVFGARGEFMVALKYVTILTIFLFSFFSHSLSIRFINQVNILINTPFPPEELEDEMMMTAEEYVAELLERGFILNTVGNRLFYAALPLMLWIFGPVLVFLCSVVMVPLLYNLDFFFFGKERRKLDQKSSFGSV, encoded by the exons ATGGAATGGAGAGAATGTTATTTAGATGTGATATTGGTGCCGCTAGGGCTAATGGTGTATGCATCTTACCATGTTTACTTGTGGCATAAGTTACGAACACAGCCTCTCACCACTATCATCGGCACTAACGCTAGAGCTCGCCGATTCTGGGTCGCTTCCATCATCAAG GACAACGACAAGAAGAACATCTTGGCCGTTCAAACGCTTAGAAACTGCATAATGGGGTCGACTTTGATGGCAACAACATCGATCCTCCTCTGCGCTGGTCTAGCTGCGGTTTTAAGCAGCACATATGCAGTGAAGAAGCCTCTAAACGACGCTGTTTTTGGAGCTCGCGGAGAGTTCATGGTGGCTCTCAAGTACGTCACGATACTCACCATattcctcttctccttcttctctcactctctctcaatTCGTTTCATCAACCAAGTTAACATCCTCATCAACACTCCTTTTCCTCCTGAGGAGTTGGAGGACGAGATGATGATGACCGCGGAGGAGTACGTGGCGGAGTTGCTAGAGAGAGGGTTTATTTTGAATACTGTGGGGAATCGGTTGTTCTACGCGGCTTTGCCGTTGATGCTTTGGATATTTGGACCGGTGCTTGTGTTTTTGTGCTCGGTCGTGATGGTTCCTCTACTTTACAACctcgatttcttcttcttcggtaaagaaagaagaaaacttgatCAAAAGTCTAGTTTTGGATCTGTGTAA
- a CDS encoding myosin heavy chain-like protein (myosin heavy chain-related; LOCATED IN: endoplasmic reticulum, plasma membrane; EXPRESSED IN: 26 plant structures; EXPRESSED DURING: 15 growth stages; BEST Arabidopsis thaliana protein match is: DNA repair ATPase-related (TAIR:AT2G24420.2); Has 35333 Blast hits to 34131 proteins in 2444 species: Archae - 798; Bacteria - 22429; Metazoa - 974; Fungi - 991; Plants - 531; Viruses - 0; Other Eukaryotes - 9610 (source: NCBI BLink).) — MAAAKLVALLLLALLFTTSVFADADEPEVSEAAGSDGSSKIHLDQLNAKIRALESQIDEKTREVQGKDEVVAEKEKLLKEREDKIASLQTEVSSLQKKGSSDSAKQLGKAQARADELEKQVEVLKNFLEQKNKEKDSTEARTNEAEKKLRELNSSLDKLQKTNEEQKNKIGKLERAIKIAEEEMLRTKLEATTKAKELLEAHGSWLPPWLAVHWFKFQTYTETHWEAHGKPAVETVILKVTEAKAQAEKWAEPHVENVKTKYIPAIKETVTIHVEPHFRTLSIKAKEAYHSSKSAVSPHIVTVQEFVDPYYQEAKKFSKPYVDQVATTTKPHVDKMKVAMKPYTTKVIIVYTEFLESATTYHNQVQAHVERKLKSHELTEPFATNEFVWFAASALLVFPIFVAYRVLSSLFWQHKDKETC; from the exons ATGGCGGCTGCGAAGCTCGTCGCTTTGTTACTTCTTGCCTTGCTTTTCACCACCAGCGTCTTCGCCGATGCTGATGAGCCGGAGGTTTCTGAGGCTGCCGGATCCGATGGCTCTTCCAAGATCCACCTGGATCAGCTTAATGCCAAGATCCGTGCCCTAG aatCTCAAATCGATGAGAAAACCCGGGAAGTTCAGGGCAAAGACGAGGTAGTAGCAGAGAAGGAGAAACTACTCAAAGAAAGGGAAGACAAGATTGCTTCCTTGCAGACTGAAGTCTCATCACTACAG AAAAAGGGATCATCAGATTCTGCAAAACAGTTGGGAAAGGCTCAAGCACGAGCTGATGAATTAGAGAAGCAG GTTGAGGTTCTCAAGAACTTCTTGGAGCAAAAAAACAAGGAGAAAGATTCCACTGAAGCTCGGACTAATGAAGCTGAGAAAAAACTAAGGGAACTTAACTCGAGCCTTGACAAA CTTCAGAAGACAAATGAAGAgcagaagaacaaaatagGAAAACTTGAACGTGCTATTAAGATAGCTGAG gAAGAAATGTTGAGGACAAAGCTCGAAGCAACCACAAAGGCGAAGGAACTGCTAGAG GCTCATGGTTCGTGGCTTCCCCCTTGGCTTGCTGTTCACTGGTTTAAATTTCAG ACTTATACCGAGACACATTGGGAGGCCCATGGGAAACCTGCTGTGGAGACAGTAATTCTAAAG GTGACGGAAGCAAAAGCTCAAGCTGAAAAGTGGGCTGAACCACATGTCGAAAACGTTAAAACT AAATATATTCCAGCCATCAAGGAAACCGTTACTATACATGTTGAGCCACACTTCCGAACACTATCCATCAAAGCTAAAGAGGCTTACCATTCATCAAAGAGTGCTGTTTCCCCTCACATTGTCACGGTTCAAGAATTTGTAGACCCCTATTATCAG GAGGCCAAAAAGTTCAGCAAGCCATATGTCGACCAAGTGGCCACGACCACGAAACCACATGTTGATAAAATGAAGGTTGCCATGAAACCTTACACAACCAAGGTGATCATCGTCTATACAGAGTTCCTTGAATCCGCCACAACTTATCACAATCAG GTCCAAGCCCATGTTGAACGAAAACTGAAAAGCCATGAGCTGACGGAGCCTTTTGCTACCAATGAGTTTGTTTGGTTTGCG GCCTCTGCATTGTTGGTATTTCCCATCTTCGTTGCTTACAGAGtgctctcttctctcttctggCAA cacaaagacaaagaaaccTGTTAA
- a CDS encoding myosin heavy chain-like protein (myosin heavy chain-related; LOCATED IN: endoplasmic reticulum, plasma membrane; EXPRESSED IN: 26 plant structures; EXPRESSED DURING: 15 growth stages; BEST Arabidopsis thaliana protein match is: DNA repair ATPase-related (TAIR:AT2G24420.2); Has 30201 Blast hits to 17322 proteins in 780 species: Archae - 12; Bacteria - 1396; Metazoa - 17338; Fungi - 3422; Plants - 5037; Viruses - 0; Other Eukaryotes - 2996 (source: NCBI BLink).) — translation MAAAKLVALLLLALLFTTSVFADADEPEVSEAAGSDGSSKIHLDQLNAKIRALESQIDEKTREVQGKDEVVAEKEKLLKEREDKIASLQTEVSSLQKKGSSDSAKQLGKAQARADELEKQVEVLKNFLEQKNKEKDSTEARTNEAEKKLRELNSSLDKLQKTNEEQKNKIGKLERAIKIAEEEMLRTKLEATTKAKELLEAHGSWLPPWLAVHWFKFQTYTETHWEAHGKPAVETVILKVTEAKAQAEKWAEPHVENVKTKYIPAIKETVTIHVEPHFRTLSIKAKEAYHSSKSAVSPHIVTVQEFVDPYYQEAKKFSKPYVDQVATTTKPHVDKMKVAMKPYTTKVIIVYTEFLESATTYHNQVQAHVERKLKSHELTEPFATNEFVWFAASALLVFPIFVAYRVLSSLFCTKTKKPVKHPHHHGRRKAKRAHTDK, via the exons ATGGCGGCTGCGAAGCTCGTCGCTTTGTTACTTCTTGCCTTGCTTTTCACCACCAGCGTCTTCGCCGATGCTGATGAGCCGGAGGTTTCTGAGGCTGCCGGATCCGATGGCTCTTCCAAGATCCACCTGGATCAGCTTAATGCCAAGATCCGTGCCCTAG aatCTCAAATCGATGAGAAAACCCGGGAAGTTCAGGGCAAAGACGAGGTAGTAGCAGAGAAGGAGAAACTACTCAAAGAAAGGGAAGACAAGATTGCTTCCTTGCAGACTGAAGTCTCATCACTACAG AAAAAGGGATCATCAGATTCTGCAAAACAGTTGGGAAAGGCTCAAGCACGAGCTGATGAATTAGAGAAGCAG GTTGAGGTTCTCAAGAACTTCTTGGAGCAAAAAAACAAGGAGAAAGATTCCACTGAAGCTCGGACTAATGAAGCTGAGAAAAAACTAAGGGAACTTAACTCGAGCCTTGACAAA CTTCAGAAGACAAATGAAGAgcagaagaacaaaatagGAAAACTTGAACGTGCTATTAAGATAGCTGAG gAAGAAATGTTGAGGACAAAGCTCGAAGCAACCACAAAGGCGAAGGAACTGCTAGAG GCTCATGGTTCGTGGCTTCCCCCTTGGCTTGCTGTTCACTGGTTTAAATTTCAG ACTTATACCGAGACACATTGGGAGGCCCATGGGAAACCTGCTGTGGAGACAGTAATTCTAAAG GTGACGGAAGCAAAAGCTCAAGCTGAAAAGTGGGCTGAACCACATGTCGAAAACGTTAAAACT AAATATATTCCAGCCATCAAGGAAACCGTTACTATACATGTTGAGCCACACTTCCGAACACTATCCATCAAAGCTAAAGAGGCTTACCATTCATCAAAGAGTGCTGTTTCCCCTCACATTGTCACGGTTCAAGAATTTGTAGACCCCTATTATCAG GAGGCCAAAAAGTTCAGCAAGCCATATGTCGACCAAGTGGCCACGACCACGAAACCACATGTTGATAAAATGAAGGTTGCCATGAAACCTTACACAACCAAGGTGATCATCGTCTATACAGAGTTCCTTGAATCCGCCACAACTTATCACAATCAG GTCCAAGCCCATGTTGAACGAAAACTGAAAAGCCATGAGCTGACGGAGCCTTTTGCTACCAATGAGTTTGTTTGGTTTGCG GCCTCTGCATTGTTGGTATTTCCCATCTTCGTTGCTTACAGAGtgctctcttctctcttctg cacaaagacaaagaaaccTGTTAAACACCCTCATCACCATGGTCGTCGTAAGGCCAAAAGGGCTCACACTGACAAGTGA